The Stutzerimonas stutzeri DNA window GCCGACCTGCCGATCGTGCCGGAGCGCTGGAAGATGCTGGTCAAGCCAAAGACCGCCAGCCAGTTCAAGGCGGTCAAGCGCCTGCTCGGTGAATGCAGCGAGCTGGTGATCGCCACCGACGCCGACCGCGAAGGCGAAATGATCGCCCGCGAGCTGGTCGAGCACTGCCGCTATCGCGGGCCGATCCGCCGGCTGTGGCTGTCGGCACTGGACGATGCCTCGATCCGCAAGGCGCTGGCCGCGCTCAAACCCGGCGCCGAGACTTTCAACCTCTACCACGCCGCCCTTGGACGCTCGCGCGCCGACTGGCTGATCGGCATGAACATGAGCCGGCTGTTCACCCTGCTCGGCCGCCAGTCCGGCTACCGCGGCGTGCTGCCGGTGGGCCGCGTGCAGACGCCGACGCTGCGTCTGGTGGTGGACCGCGACCGCAGCATCGCCGATTTCATCCCGGTGCCGTTCTGGGCCATCGACGTGCAGCTGCTCGCCGATGGCGCCGCGTTCACCGCGCAGTGGCAGGCGCCGGACGACCTTTGCGATGACCAGGGCCGCTGCCTCGATCAGGCTCGTGCGCAGCAGGCTGCGGACGCCATGCGCAACGCCGCCAGCGCTCGCCTGCTGAAGCTCAAGACCGAGCGGCAGCGCGAGGCGGCACCCTTGCCGTTCGATCTCGGCACGCTGCAGGAAGTCTGCTCGAAGAAGCTCGGCCTCGGCGCCCAGGAAACCCTCGACATCGCCCAGGCGCTGTACGAAACCCACAAGCTGATCACCTACCCGCGCAGCGATTGCGGCTACCTGCCGCTGAGCCAGCACGGCGAAGCGCGCGCGATTGTCGCTGCGCTGACTCAAGCCGACCCGACGCTCGCGGCGCTGCAGCCGCATCTGGACCTGTCGCGCCGCTCGCGGGCCTGGAACGACGCCAAGGTCGGCGCCCACCACGGCATCATCCCAACCGCCGCCGCGCGTGGTCTGGAACGCCTGGCCGGGCGCCCGCGTGCGGTGTATGAGCTGATCCGCGCGCGCTACCTGGCGCAGTTCCTGCCCAACCATGAGTACGACCGCACCCAGGCCGACTTCGACTGCGCCGGCCAGGCGCTGCGCGCGGTGGGCAAGCGCGTCGTCGAACCGGGCTGGAAACGCGCCATGCCCGAAGCACTGGCGCCGGCACGGGGCAATCGCGAGGAACATGCGCCGCAAAGCCTGCCAGCCCTGCAACAGGGCGGGGATTACGCGGTGGGCGAGATCACACTCAAGGACCAGCAGACACAACCGCCGAAGCCCTTCACCGAAGGCGACCTGATCAAGGCAATGAAGAACGTCGCCAAGCTGGTGGACGACCCGCGGCTGAAGCAGAAACTCAAGGACACCACCGGCATCGGCACCGAGGCGACCCGCGCCGGGATCATCCAGGGCCTGCTCGACCGCGGCTATCTGGTTCGCCAGGGCAAGGCGCTGGCGGCGACACCGGCGGCGTTCAGCCTAATCGACGCCGTGCCGCGGCCGATCGCCGACCCAGGTACCACGGCGATCTGGGAGCAGGCGCTGGACATGGTGCAGAGCGGCGAAATGCCGTTGGAGGAATTCGTCGCCAAGCAATCGGCATGGATGAGCAAGCTGGTCGAACGCTGCGCCGGGCTGCGCATGACCATCAGTGGCCCACCGGTGGCCGCCGGCCGAGGCGGCAAACCGTGGAAGAAGAAACGCAGCGCCTCGCCGCGCAAAACGGCGTGGCGACGCAAGCCGGCCACCGCAGACTGAGCAGCTGCTAGCGCGTCATTCAGTCCTTGTGCAGTTGGGGTGACGCTGGAGCGGTTTAGATCGGGAGTGCCTTCGCCAAGCCAGACCGATACAAGCAGCCGCGCTAGTGAACCTCCAGCACGTCGTAGCACTGCGGCTGCCCATTGACCTGCAATTGCACCTCATCGCCCACCTGACGCCCAAGCAGGCCTTGGCCGAGCGGTGATCGCGGCGAGATCACCAGGATCTCCCGCCCGTCATGCTGCAGCTTCAACCCCGCCGCATCCGGACCGAGAAAGAACCAGCGCTCGGCGCCGTCGTGATCCAGGCAGAGCAGCGCACCGACCCGCACCCTGCCATCGGAGCTGACGCCTGGCAGCAGGTTGCGATAAGCGGCAAGCGCCGTCTCGATCTCGTGCAGGCGTCGTCGTTGCCCGTCGGCAAGATAGGCCGCCTCCAGGCCGCGGGTGTCGTACTTGTTCTCGGCCTTGCTCTCGGCATGGGTGGCGGCCTCGTGGGTCGCGGCCAGTACCGCCTTGGCCACCTCGCGGTCGGCTTCAAGGGTGGCGATGATCTGCTGTTGAAGGGCGCTCTTGTTCATGGGCGAGGCTTATAGCCCGCCGACGCGCCGAAGGGAATGGCTCCGTCAACCGCCGGAACCGCGCCGGGCTCGATCACTTCGTCGGCGAGCCAGGGATTGCGGCCCTCGGCGATCCATTCCAGCGACTCGCGCCAGAAGCCATTGCGATGCCGGTCGTGGAACAGGCCGAAATGACCGATGTGCTCGAAGCCCATCGCGCGAGGATTGAGCTGCACCAGCTGGCGCGGGCTGTTGCGGAAATAGCCGAGCCCGCGGCGCATGGCCGCCGGGGTCGCGAATTCATCGTCGCTGGTGCTTACCGCCAGGATTGGCGCTCGAACCGCACCGAAACGGCTGAACAGCAGCGGATGTTCTTCCCGGGGATAGCTGTCTTCCAGTCGCGCACCGCGCTGGGACCACTCCAGCGCGACACCGGCCGGCAGGTCTTCCAGCCAGCCAAGGCGGCGACCGGGAAAGTAGCCGACCAGGCGGGTCATCGCCGGCATCAACAGGTGCCACTTCGCGTACATCTGCAGGCGCCGCTTGGCGGCGTAGTCGCGCCAGTAGGCGTACTGCCCGGCGACGTTGAGGTAACGGTCCACCTCGCTGGCCGTCTCGGCGAAGCCCGGCATGAAGCCGCCGGCGCTGTGCCCCACGGCCACCAGCAGTCCGTGCGGCTCGCGCTCACGCATGAAGCGCACCGCAGCATCGAAGTCGTACTCGCCCCAGTCGCGCCAGCGCATCTTCATGCTGCGCAGGCGCTGCGGCCTCGACCCGCCGATGCCGCGAAAGTCGTAGGTCAGTGCGGCAAAACCGTGCTCGGTAAGAAAGTTCGCGTAGCGTACGTAATAGCGCGACAGCACACCGGTGGCGCAACTGATGATCACCGCGCCGCGCTCGGCACCGGCAGGCCGCCAGAGCTGTGCCGCGAGGGTGAAGCCGTCCGTGCAGTGCAGGGCAACGGATTCAGGCATGGCAAGGACCTTTCGAATTGTTGTGCAGCCACCTTGCCCGGCGCCGCGGATTTTTGCCATAACCTGCCGGCACCTTGTACCGGGCTGGCAGTCTGTTATTACGGCCGCAGCCCCCCTGTGACGGCACGGCCGCCCGCCTCGCACGGGCACTCGCGATGACTGTTCCCATGATTTTTGCTGCCCCGACGCCGACGCCGGCGCCGATGCGCCGTGGCGTCCTGGCGGATCGGAGAAGAAGTACATGACCGGCGAACAGCTGATCGTCTTTGGTGTGCTGGCGGCGACGCTGGTGCTGTTTGTCTGGAATCGCTGGCGCTACGACCTGGTCGCCCTCGCGGCATTGCTGGCCTGCGCGCTGACCGGCGTGGTGCCGGCAGAGGAGGTATTCGCCGGCCTGGGGCATCCGGCGGTGATTTCCGTGGCCGCGGTACTGGTGCTCAGCCGCGGCCTGCTCAATGCCGGCGTGGTGGACAGTGTGGCGCGCCGGCTGATGCAGGTCGGCGAGCGGCCCTGGGCGCACGTGGCGGCGCTCACCGGGATCGTCGCGCTGAGCTCGGGCTTCATGAACAACGTCGGCGCGCTGGCGCTGTTCATGCCGGTGGCGATCTGGATGTCGCGTCAGAGCGGCCGTTCGCCATCCTACCTGTTGATGCCGCTGGCATTCGGCTCGCTGCTCGGCGGCACCCTGACGCTGATCGGCACGCCGCCCAACCTGATCATCGCCGGCTATCGCGCCGAAGCCGGCGAGGCGCCGTTCGGCATGTTCGCCTTTTTGCCGGTGGGCGCGGCGGTGACGGTGGCCGGCGTGCTGTTCATCGCCCTGCTCGGCTGGCGACTGGTGCCCCGGCGCCAGGAGCAGGAAGGCAACGGTGATCTGTTCGAGATCAGCGCCTACCTCACCGAAGTTCGCGTGCCGGAGGACTGCAAGTACGCCGGGCGCACGCTGCACGCGCTGATCGGCGCGGTGCAGGATGAAGCCGATGTGCAGGTCATCGCGCTGATTCGCGGCGACGAGCGCCAGCGCATGCCGTCGACCTACGAGGTGCTGCGCGAAGGCGACATCCTGCTGGTGGAGGCCGACTCCGACAGTCTGAAGGCGCTGCTGGATGTCACCGGCGTCGAGCTGGCGGCCGATGTCGAGGAGCAGGAGAACAAGGCCCATGACGAGCAGGAGGCCGCTGAGCAGGCCGTCGAGCAAGAGAAGGCCGAGAAGAACCACAAGAGCCGGCACGGCGAACTGACCCTGGCCGAGGCCATCGTCTCGCCGGGTTCCATGCTGGTGGGCACCAGCGCCAGCGGCCTCGACCTGCGCGAGCGCCACGGCGTCAACGTGCTGGCCGTGGCCCGCCAGGGCCAGCGCTTGCGTCAGCGCCTGGGCGAGATTCGCTTCGCCGCCGGTGACATCCTCCTGCTGCAGGCCCGCGAGGATGCCCTGCAGTCGAGCCTGAACAGCCTGGGCTGCCTGCCGCTGGCGTCGCGCGGACTGAGCATCACCACCCCGCGCAACGTGATGCTCGCCAGTGCCATCTTCGCCATCACCCTGGCCAGCATCGCCTTCGGCCTGCTGCCGGCCGCCACCGCACTGGTTACCGGCGCGCTGGTGATGATCCTGGTCGGGCTGATTCCGCTGGGGCGCATCTACGAGAGCATCGACATGCCGGTGATCGTGCTGGTGGCAGCGATGCTGCCGGTGGGCCAGGCGCTGGAAACCACGGGCGGCTCGCAACTGATCGCCGATGCCCTGCTGGAGCTGGGGCAGTCGTTGCCGGCGGCGGCAACCCTGGCGCAGCTGATGGTGGCGGTGATGCTGATCTCCAACGTGGTCAACAATGCCGCCGCTGCGGTGCTCGCGGCGCCGGTGGCGATCAGCCTGGCGCGCGGCATGGACGCCTCGGTCGACCCCTTCCTGATGGCGGTGGCGATCGGTGCCTCCTGCGCCTTCCTGACCCCCATCGGCCACCAGTCCAACACCCTGGTGATGGCGCCCGGCGGCTACCGTTTCGGCGACTACTGGCGGCTGGGACTGCCATTGTCGATTCTGGTGGTGCTTTGCGCGGTGCCGGCGATTCTCTGGATCTGGCCACTCTGAACCGCAATGGCGGCACCGGACGGTGCCGTTGCAGCTCGCGGGTCAGCCGGCCTTGAAGCGGCTGACGTTGTCCAGCAGGGTGCCGGCCAGTTCGCTCAGGCGGCTGGCGGTGTGGTGGTTGCTGCCCACCGCCTCGCCGTTTTCCTCGGCCATGCGGGCGATGGTGGTCACCTTCTGGGCAATCTCGGCGGAAGCCGCGCTCTGCTCGCGCAACGCGTTGGAAATCTCCGCCACGGTGAACAGGACCTGATTGGCCGCCTCGCGGATGCCGCCCATGGCTTCGCCGGCGCGCTGGGCCCGGGCGACGCCCTCGTTGACCTTGGCCACGCCCTGCTCCATGCCCTGCACCGCCCCTTCGGTGCCTTCCTGAATGGCCGCGACCATCTGTGCGATCTCCTTGGTGGAGTTGGCGGTGCGTTCGGCCAGCTTGCGCACCTCATCGGCCACCACGGCGAAACCTCGGCCCTGGTCGCCGGCACGGGCAGCTTCGATCGCCGCATTGAGCGCCAGCAGGTTGGTCTGCGCGGCGATGTCGCCGATCACCCCGACGATCGCGGAAATCTGCCCGGAGCGCTCGCCGAGCTCCGCGACCGTACGCGCCGAATCACTCACCGAGACGGCGATCTGGCTGATCTCCTCGACCACTGCGGCAACGATCTCGCCGCCCTGGCGCGACAGCTCGCCGGAACGATGCGCCAGCGCGTCGGCCTCGCCGGCATTGCGCGCGATACTCTCGATGCCGACCGTCATCTGCTCCACCGCCGCGGCCATGCTCGATGCCGCATCGCTCTGGCACTGGGATGCCACATGAATCTGCCCCGAGGCGGTCGCCAGGCTGCGCGCGGAATCGGCCACATGGTCGGAGTTGCTCTTGATGCTGCCGATCAGCGCGCGCATGGCGCCGGCCATGTCGTTGAAACTGCCGGCCACGTAACGCAGCTCGTCGCGTGCCGCCAGCTCGATTGTGGCGGTGAGATCGCCGGCGGCGAGGCGTTCGCTGCCCTCGCGCAGGCTGCGGATGCTGGTCATTACCGACAGGTAGGCGCCCACCGACAGGTAGCCGATCACCGCCAGCACCACCAGCAGCACGGCGAGGTTGCCGTGCAGCATTTGCCGGGCGTCATCGATGCGCTGTTGCAGCAGCTGATCCAGGTTCGGCAGCAGCACGTCGTACATCTGCGTGTAGGCAATGCCGATCGCCTCGGTGGTCATGTCGAAGAACTGCGCGGATGAGGTGCTGGTGAAATCGCCGCGCAGCACCATGCCCTGCACCACCCGGTCGACCGCCTCGCCACGCTCGCGCAGCGTCGCCATTGCCCGCTGGAGCTGTACTTGCAGCTCCGGACGCTGAGCGATGACCTTCTCCATGCTGCGTTCCATCTCCACCGTGGCCGAGCGGATTTCCTCGGTGATGACGATCAGCGCGGTACGCTGCTCGTCGCTGATCGCGCCCTTGGCCAGCATCGCCGAGGCGCTGCCGCGCAGGCGGCCGAGCCGCTCGATCAGAAACGGCAGGCGGCTGACCGCCGTGGTCATCAGGTAGTAGGTCTGCGGCTCCGGATCGAAGGTCAGGCCGTAGGCGTCCGACAGCAGCGTCTGGAAGTTCAGCAACTGGCCGATCAGCGCGGTGTGCGCCTGGTAGCTCTGTGCCTGCGACCAGCCCTGTACGTCCCGCTTGATCTCGTCCCAGCCGCGACCGATGTCCTGCCATTCGCGCATGCTGCGCTTGTCGTCGGCCAGCACACGGTTCAGCTCCGCCGTCGCGCCATCGACATTGGCCTGCAGCGCGCTTCGGCGATCGGCCATGCCCAGGTTACCGCCCAGCAGCATCGCAGACACGCCGCGGTGCTGCTGGGTCAGTTCCACCAGTTTGGATAACGGTCGCGCCAGAGCGGAAGCCACCAGTTCGTTCTCGGCGCGCTCGATGGTGCGGTTGAGCTGGCTGGCGATGGTCCACATCAGGCTGGCAAAGGCGAGGAACACCAAGAGCCCGATCAGGGCGAACTTGCTCGGATAATTGAGCCGGTTCATCAGCAGTTCGGCGGGGGAAAACACGAGTTTCATGGGGTTGTCCTGGTCGATACGAGATGCCTCTCGAAGCCGGCCGAGTCGCCCGCTCGAGGCAGGGCTAACTGTATGATCGGAACGAGATGAGACTTGGCGCGCAAAATACGGAGGCGACCTCTCGGTCACCCTGACCAAAGTCAAGATCGAGGGTTAAAAAACCGGCGCCAGCCGACCGTCCATCCAATTATCCGATTCCGCGCCTCGGACCCGCACGCCGCCCTTCCCCGGGTCGAACTCCGGCGCGCCGATGCAATCCCACCACCCTGTGATCTCCTTCTTTGGCAGTCGGGCTTTACCTGAGCCCGCAAGCGTGAATAATGCCGCCCCTTTCGACGTGACGAGGTATCCATGACCGCGCCAGCCACCGCAGCGACTCCGCCCCTGTCCGCCCGAGCCGTGCTGCTGATCGAACTGGCCCTGGCCATGGGCGGTTTTGCCATCGGCACCGGCGAGTTCGCCATCATGGGCCTGATGCCCAATGTGGCCGAGGGCCTTGGCATCAGCGAACCCCAGGTGGGCAACGTGATCAGTACCTACGCGCTGGGCGTGGTGGTGGGTGCGCCGCTGCTGGCGATCCTCGGCTCGCGGCTGCACCGCCTGCACCTGCTGCTGTTGCTGATGGGCTTCTTCGCCCTGGGCAACTTCGCCAGTGCCCTGGCGCCCGACTACCCGACCCTGATGATCGCCCGCTTCGTCACCGGCCTGCCCCACGGTGCCTATTTCGGTGTGGCAATGCTGGTGGCCGCCTCCATGGTGCCGCCGGACAAGCGCGCCCAGGCCGTGGCGCGGGTGCTGATGGGCCTGACTGTGGCGATCCTGATCGGCAACCCGCTGGCCACCTGGCTCGGGCAGTGGCTGAGCTGGCGCTACGCGTTCGCCCTGGTCGGTGCCATCGCCCTGCTGACGGTGCTGCTGGTGGCGCTGTTCCTTCCGCTCAACCGCGACGAGCCGCGAAACAGCCCGCTGCACGAGATCCGCGCCTTCAATCGGCCGCAGGTCTGGCTGGCCCTGGCGATCAGCTCCATCGGCTTCGCCGGCATGTTCTGCGTGTTCAGCTACATGGCGCCGACCCTGCTGGAAGTCACCGGCGTCAATGCCGGATGGATTCCCTTCGCCCTGGCCGCCTTCGGCCTCGGCGGCATCGTCGGCAACGTGTTCGGCGGCTGGCTGTTCGATCGCCTGCGTTTCCAGGCGGTCGCCTGGCTCCTGCTGTGGAGCGCCCTGGTGCTGCTGGTGTTTCCGCTGGCCGCGCACTCGGTGTGGACCATCTTTCCGGCGGTATTCGCCGTGGGCACCATGGTCTCGCTGTCACCGGCCCTGCAGACCCATCTGATGGACGTCGCGGCGGATGCCCAGACTCTGGCGGCAGCCTCCAACCATGCCGCCTTCAACATCGCCAACGCCTTGGGACCCTGGCTCGGCGGTCTGGCGATCACCGCCGGACTCGGCTGGACCTCCACCGGTTATATCGGCGCCGCGACGGCCGTAGGCGGCCTGCTGGTGTTCGCCTGGGCCTGGAAGGTGCAACGCAGCGAGCAGGAGGCCGACGCCCGCAGCGCCGCCTGCTGTTCCTGATGCCGAATTTCGCCTGGCGAGCGGCCTCCAGCCTGGCGCGCAACATGCAGTAATCAGTGCTGCGACGACCCGTCTTGCAGATCGTCCGGCAAGCGGGTCCCATCTATGGCTTTCTGATCGTCGAGGTGAACGCCCTTGCAGCGTTTCTTCCTGTTCCGCAGCAAGGCCCGCCGGCTCTGCCTGTTGCTGGTTGCCATGATCGCCGTTGGCCTGCCGGTCGGCTGTTCGGTGCTCGCGCAGAAGGAACGCGAACTGGTATTTCGCATCGAGCCGGGCAACGCGTCCTGGTTCAGCGGCCTGCCCCGCGGCGTCGAAGAACTGCAGCTGACGCACTCGACCTTCGGCAACCAGCAGAACATCCACGCCTGGTGGTGGCCGGCGGCCGATGCCGATGCTCCCGCGCTGCTCTACCTGCACGGTGTGCGCTGGAACCTCACCGGCCATCTGTTCCGTCTCGAGCAGCTGCGCAACCTGGGGTTCTCGGTGCTGGCCATCGACTACCGCGGCTTCGGCCAGAGCCTGGGCGAGCTGCCATCCGAACGCAGTGTCTACGCCGACGCACGGGTCGGCTGGGAACGTCTGAAGGCGCTGCAACCGGACCCGGACAAACGCTTCATCTACGGCCACTCCCTTGGCGGCGCGGTGGCCGTGGACCTCGCTGCCGAGCTTGGCGAACAGGCCGAGCGCGGCGACAGCCCGCCGCAAGCGCGGGCGCTGATCATCGAATCGACCTTCACCTCGCTGGCCGACGTGGCGACGGTGGTTTCCGACACCACGCTGCCGGTGCGCTGGCTGCTGTCGCAGAAATTCGACTCGATCGACAAGATCGACCGCATCGGCATGCCGCTGCTGGTGGTACACGGCACCGATGACCGCTACGTGCCGGCACGCTTCAGCGAACAGCTCTACCAAGCCGCACGCCCGCCCAAGGAGCTGCTGCTGGTAGAGGGCGCCACGCACAACAACAGCCTGCGCGTAGCACCCAGCGCCTACGCCAGGGCACTTCAGGCGTTGCTGGAAGCGCGTGAGCAGACGTCCGCGGAAGATGCCAGCCGCGGTTAGGTTGCAGGTTGGCCGCCCGGCATCCCCCCTACCTCACCGACAAGCCCCTCAACGCTGCAATCCTTCGAGCAAGGCACGGTGAAATTCTTCCGGCGCCTCGACTTGGGGTGAATGCCCCAGGTCCGGGAAGGCCACCAGCCTGGCCTGGGGAATCATGGCGGCAGCCTGTCGGCCCAGTTCGGGGTAGTTGCCCAGGCGTTTGGCGACCTCGTCCGGCGCCCGGTTGGCGCCAGGCGCGGTGCGGTCCAGGCCGCCGATCAGCAGCAGTGTCGGTGTGCTGATGCGGGGAAACTCGTGGATCACCGGCTGGGTGAAGACCATTTCTGAAGTCTGCGCCTGGTTCCAGGCCACCCGCTCCTTGCCCTCGCCGGCGTACATGCCGGCCAACATGGCGACCCAGCGGTCGTACTCCGGCTTCCAGTTGCCGTTGTAGTAGAACTTCTGCTGGTAGGCCTTGATGCTGTCGAAATCGGTCTTCAGCTCGGCCTGGTAAAGCTGATCGATGGGTGCATAGGGCACGCCTTCGGCCTGCCAGTCCTCCAGTCCGATGGGGTTCACCAGCACCAGCTGCTCGGCCAGCTGCGGATAGCTCAGCGCCAGCCGCGCGGCCAGCATGCCGCCCATGGAATGACCGATGACGCTGACCTGGTCGATGCCCTCCTGCTGCAACAGGGCCTGGGTGTTGTGCGCCAGCTGGGCGAAGCTGAACTGGTAGCCCTCGGGCTTGCTCGAACTGCAGAAACCGACCTGATCAGGGGCGATTACGCGGTAGCCGGCCTCGCTGAGCACCTCGATGGTGCGCTCCCAGGTCGCGCCACAGAAATTCTTGCCATGCAGCAGGAGCGCCGTGCGGCCGTTCGCCTTGCCGGTCGGCGCAACGTCCATGTAGGCCATCTGCATCGGCTTGCCCTGGGACTCGAAACGATAGTGCTTGAGCGGATGCGGATAGCTGAAGCCTTCCAGCTGCGGGCCATAGCTGGTCCGGCTTTCGGCCAGTACTGGCAGGCTCAGGGTTAGGCCGGCGGCAAGCGCCAGAGCGGACAAGGCAGTTTTCACGGGGCGACTCCTCTGTTCGGTGAGACAGCTCCGTACATAGGAATGCATTCGTGCTGCCGGGTTCGCGACCGGATTGCGACAGCGCATGTCCCGGCCGCGTCCGCAGCGAATTGCTTCAGAGGCGGAAGCGCCCCACCAGCCGGTTGAGCTGCGTGGCCAGCCGCGCCAGCTCGTCGCTGGCCACCGAAGTCTGCTGCGCGCCGGTGGCGCTCTGCTCGGAAATGTCGCGAATGGCTACCAGGTTGCGGTCCACCTCTCGGGCCACCTGTGCCTGTTCCTCGGCGGCACTGGCGATGACCAGGTTCATCTCGTTGATCTGCCCGACCCGCTCGGCGATCAGCCCCAGCGCCTGATCCGCCTCGTCGGCCATGGCCTGGCTGTGCGCGGCGAATTCGCTGCTTTGCTGCATATCGTGCACCGACTGCTCGGTGGCGCTCTGGATCGCGCCGATCATGCGCTCGATTTCCTGGGTCGAACTCTGAGTGCGCTGCGCCAGGTTGCGCACCTCGTCAGCCACCACCGCGAAACCTCGCCCGGCCTCACCGGCGCGCGCCGCCTCGATGGCCGCGTTGAGTGCCAGCAGGTTGGTCTGCTCGGCGATGGAACGGATCACGTCGACGACCTTGCCAATGCTCGCCGCTTCCTCGGCCAGCCGCGTCACGGTGCCGACGCTTTCCTGCAGCCGATCGCTGAGCTGGTGAATGGTCTGGCGCGTCGCCGTGACCTGCCGGCGGCCCGCATCGGCGACCGTCTCGGCATCGCGCGAGGCATCGGAGGTGCGATTGGCGTTGCCGGCCACTTCGTCGACCGCCGCGGATATCTCGGTGACCGCGGTGGCAGCCATCTGCACTTCCTCGTTCTGCTGATGGATGCCCTGGGCGGTGTGCTGGGTGACCGCGTGCAGCTCCTCGGCGGCTGATGCCAGTTGCGTGGCCGAGCCCTGGATGTCCTGCAGGGTGTCGCGCAGGGTCTGCTGCATCTGCCGGATCGACTGCTGCACCTCGGTGATCTCGTCACGCCCGCGGCACTCGATGGTACGACTCAGGTCACCGGCGGCGACCGAGGCTGCCGCCTGCTTCAGCGCTTCCAGCGGCCGGCTGATGCTGCGCAGCAGGCCCATGGCGAGAATCCCGCCGCCGATCAGCATGACCAGCAGCAAACCGATGTTCAGCACCCGATTGCGCTGATAGAGCGCCAGAGCGCGCTCGTACTCGCCCTTGGCTTCGCCCAGTTGCAAGCCGATCAGCTCGCTGAAGCCCTCGGAAATCGGGTCGATCAGCGGGTACAGATCGTTGATGACGAATGCGGCCAGGCGCTTTTCGCTGTGGCGGTCGAGAATGCGTTCAAGGTCGTCCAGCGGTGCGTCGGCCTTCTGCATCAGCACTTCGATGCGGGCGGACGCCTGCCGCTCGGCGTCGATCAGGCTGGTGTTCATGTACTCGCCCCAGAGCCGCCGGATCTCGGCCCGCGCGGTCCGCACGTCATCACGCGCCTGCTGGTAGCTGAGCATCCCGCTGCGCGTCTTGTGCGTGGCGTCGACGATCTTCACCGCATAGAGGTCGGCGATCAGCTTGAGGTCGCGCAATGGCACCACGCGGTCCAGATAAACGGTGTTCAGGCCGGCGACGCTGCGCTGCTGCGCGTTCAGCCCGGTCAGGCCGATGACCAGACAGGCGCTCAGCATTGCCCCGATCAGGATCAACAGACGGGCTCGGATAGTCAGTTGCTGCATCATTCGTTCTTTTCCATATGGCATGCCGGCGCCGAAGGCGTGGCAAATTGGCAAGTAAGGCAACGGGTTCGACTGGTTCATGCCGACATGAGGCAGTGCCGGCCTGCGGTTCCCTTGCGGAACCCTGCAATCCTGGAGACGGGACGAGGTAGTTGTTGTTGAATCCCCGAGCGCTGGCACCGATAGCGGCGAACGGCCAGCAGCAAATCGCTATCGGCCGATCGCCTCTGCGCTTTAGGGAAAAAACTCTCGCAACGGGCGTGCCAGAGGCGTTGCAGAGGCCTGACGGGTAGTCGGCAGCATCACCCTCCGAACGCTTCGGCATGGTCAGGACGAGCCCGGCGCATCGCCGGCATGCGACTAATGGCGCAGCGCAGACTGTGCGCTGCTGCACGTCGCGCAGATGGCCAAATGATACCTTCGCGCCCCATCTTTCGACCCATGGGACCTGTCGTGAAAACACTCATCCAGACTGCCGTGCTGGCGCTGTCCAGCCTGATCGCCAGCCACGCCATCGCCGACGCGCAACCGTCACGCAACCTGGCCGAGGCGGTGAAGAACTTCTCCGAGTACAACAGCCGGCTGGAACAGGCCATGGCCCAGGGCCTGACGCCGGAGAGCCTCGCGCAGATCCACGAGCTGACCTACACGCTCAAGGACGCGCTGGAGAAGATCAACGAGGAGATGGATGGCCTGACCGACACCCTC harbors:
- a CDS encoding methyl-accepting chemotaxis protein, with the protein product MKLVFSPAELLMNRLNYPSKFALIGLLVFLAFASLMWTIASQLNRTIERAENELVASALARPLSKLVELTQQHRGVSAMLLGGNLGMADRRSALQANVDGATAELNRVLADDKRSMREWQDIGRGWDEIKRDVQGWSQAQSYQAHTALIGQLLNFQTLLSDAYGLTFDPEPQTYYLMTTAVSRLPFLIERLGRLRGSASAMLAKGAISDEQRTALIVITEEIRSATVEMERSMEKVIAQRPELQVQLQRAMATLRERGEAVDRVVQGMVLRGDFTSTSSAQFFDMTTEAIGIAYTQMYDVLLPNLDQLLQQRIDDARQMLHGNLAVLLVVLAVIGYLSVGAYLSVMTSIRSLREGSERLAAGDLTATIELAARDELRYVAGSFNDMAGAMRALIGSIKSNSDHVADSARSLATASGQIHVASQCQSDAASSMAAAVEQMTVGIESIARNAGEADALAHRSGELSRQGGEIVAAVVEEISQIAVSVSDSARTVAELGERSGQISAIVGVIGDIAAQTNLLALNAAIEAARAGDQGRGFAVVADEVRKLAERTANSTKEIAQMVAAIQEGTEGAVQGMEQGVAKVNEGVARAQRAGEAMGGIREAANQVLFTVAEISNALREQSAASAEIAQKVTTIARMAEENGEAVGSNHHTASRLSELAGTLLDNVSRFKAG
- a CDS encoding alpha/beta fold hydrolase; amino-acid sequence: MKTALSALALAAGLTLSLPVLAESRTSYGPQLEGFSYPHPLKHYRFESQGKPMQMAYMDVAPTGKANGRTALLLHGKNFCGATWERTIEVLSEAGYRVIAPDQVGFCSSSKPEGYQFSFAQLAHNTQALLQQEGIDQVSVIGHSMGGMLAARLALSYPQLAEQLVLVNPIGLEDWQAEGVPYAPIDQLYQAELKTDFDSIKAYQQKFYYNGNWKPEYDRWVAMLAGMYAGEGKERVAWNQAQTSEMVFTQPVIHEFPRISTPTLLLIGGLDRTAPGANRAPDEVAKRLGNYPELGRQAAAMIPQARLVAFPDLGHSPQVEAPEEFHRALLEGLQR
- a CDS encoding methyl-accepting chemotaxis protein encodes the protein MMQQLTIRARLLILIGAMLSACLVIGLTGLNAQQRSVAGLNTVYLDRVVPLRDLKLIADLYAVKIVDATHKTRSGMLSYQQARDDVRTARAEIRRLWGEYMNTSLIDAERQASARIEVLMQKADAPLDDLERILDRHSEKRLAAFVINDLYPLIDPISEGFSELIGLQLGEAKGEYERALALYQRNRVLNIGLLLVMLIGGGILAMGLLRSISRPLEALKQAAASVAAGDLSRTIECRGRDEITEVQQSIRQMQQTLRDTLQDIQGSATQLASAAEELHAVTQHTAQGIHQQNEEVQMAATAVTEISAAVDEVAGNANRTSDASRDAETVADAGRRQVTATRQTIHQLSDRLQESVGTVTRLAEEAASIGKVVDVIRSIAEQTNLLALNAAIEAARAGEAGRGFAVVADEVRNLAQRTQSSTQEIERMIGAIQSATEQSVHDMQQSSEFAAHSQAMADEADQALGLIAERVGQINEMNLVIASAAEEQAQVAREVDRNLVAIRDISEQSATGAQQTSVASDELARLATQLNRLVGRFRL
- a CDS encoding MFS transporter, whose amino-acid sequence is MTAPATAATPPLSARAVLLIELALAMGGFAIGTGEFAIMGLMPNVAEGLGISEPQVGNVISTYALGVVVGAPLLAILGSRLHRLHLLLLLMGFFALGNFASALAPDYPTLMIARFVTGLPHGAYFGVAMLVAASMVPPDKRAQAVARVLMGLTVAILIGNPLATWLGQWLSWRYAFALVGAIALLTVLLVALFLPLNRDEPRNSPLHEIRAFNRPQVWLALAISSIGFAGMFCVFSYMAPTLLEVTGVNAGWIPFALAAFGLGGIVGNVFGGWLFDRLRFQAVAWLLLWSALVLLVFPLAAHSVWTIFPAVFAVGTMVSLSPALQTHLMDVAADAQTLAAASNHAAFNIANALGPWLGGLAITAGLGWTSTGYIGAATAVGGLLVFAWAWKVQRSEQEADARSAACCS
- a CDS encoding alpha/beta hydrolase, producing the protein MQRFFLFRSKARRLCLLLVAMIAVGLPVGCSVLAQKERELVFRIEPGNASWFSGLPRGVEELQLTHSTFGNQQNIHAWWWPAADADAPALLYLHGVRWNLTGHLFRLEQLRNLGFSVLAIDYRGFGQSLGELPSERSVYADARVGWERLKALQPDPDKRFIYGHSLGGAVAVDLAAELGEQAERGDSPPQARALIIESTFTSLADVATVVSDTTLPVRWLLSQKFDSIDKIDRIGMPLLVVHGTDDRYVPARFSEQLYQAARPPKELLLVEGATHNNSLRVAPSAYARALQALLEAREQTSAEDASRG